The following proteins come from a genomic window of Maribacter sp. HTCC2170:
- a CDS encoding SusC/RagA family TonB-linked outer membrane protein, which yields MKKLFLILVAIGFSISAYAQQTVSGTVLEEGTDIPLLGVSVLVKGTSTGASTDFDGNFSFNRIESNAILVFSYLGYKTQEIQVAGQSTINVSLEVDAQGLDEVVVTALNIQRDKESLGYSISQVSSEEVNVARENNVMNSLSGKVSGLQITQSNTGVDGSSRVLLRGITTISGSNRPLVVVDGIPISNGSGGAGGGGGIDRGDALSDINPDDVASISVLKGAGAAAAYGSLGMNGVILVTTKTGTKKDGIGISLNSSFSFTDVALTPDFQNEYGAGAFGDFAPINADGRPVLDYPFSWSWGPKMEGQAYTNWLGQQDTYSPNPSKNTYKDFYQTGFTMSNTVAFEGRSDKGSFRVAITDEDGQGIVSNNTLAKQTFSIRGTTKLSDKFSVDGKMTYLTSKVRNRPQLAEGAGNTALQLSLMPRDIRLENVANNTINASGEEIKWNLDNTFNNPYWALENAGNLDEKDRFQGFLSANWDIGSKFNVTAKSGMDYIVYDFTNWGAGGAKAISNGLGSYNHDSGKSRIWNSDILATYSTNISDFKITTSVGSTYRNEFSSYRNIWGNDEKVGDFYRISNYKNSFSNEGTSKKGIYSFYGLGQFSYGGYLYFDATIRNDNSSALPKANNSYWYHSENMSILFSKMLGISPNILSQGKLRGSFAKVGNDTGPYRTQAVYNVNQTVTLPYTVASISGSLPSFDLKPETSESWEVGVDLGFLNNRITLDATYYETNTTNQIMAVPLSGTTGYSSKVINAGKIQNKGYEAQLNLIPFDSEDFTWDLGLNFTKSNSKVISLNEGLENISLGSLWTASVEARPGQEFGTIYGNDFLRDNFGRKIIGDDGYAKRGDRVALGNINPDWYGGITSKFRYKNLSLSTLVSIQQGGEYYSYGRGYRMFFGTDARSLVGRETGIIEDGINEHTGFVNDIAGNAMLKQFTDIFSNQVATDLIMDASNVKLREVALTYAFPQTMLKGTFIQSASLSAVGRNLFFIYNAAGDIDPEASYSSGPTSTAFEHSSLPSTRSYGVNLKINF from the coding sequence ATGAAAAAACTGTTTCTAATTTTAGTCGCGATTGGCTTTTCAATTTCGGCTTACGCTCAACAAACCGTTTCGGGTACTGTACTCGAAGAAGGCACCGACATACCACTTCTGGGAGTTAGTGTATTGGTTAAAGGAACCAGTACGGGTGCTTCGACAGATTTTGATGGAAACTTTTCTTTTAACAGGATTGAAAGTAATGCCATATTGGTGTTTTCCTATCTTGGTTACAAAACACAAGAGATTCAGGTTGCTGGTCAATCAACAATCAATGTTTCCCTTGAAGTTGATGCCCAAGGTCTTGATGAAGTTGTGGTTACTGCGCTGAACATTCAAAGAGACAAAGAATCATTGGGCTATTCCATATCACAGGTTTCTTCGGAAGAAGTGAATGTTGCTCGTGAGAACAACGTGATGAATTCACTTTCAGGTAAAGTATCTGGTTTACAGATTACACAATCAAACACAGGTGTCGATGGATCCAGTAGAGTACTTTTAAGAGGTATAACCACAATTAGTGGTTCAAACAGACCTTTGGTAGTTGTTGATGGTATTCCTATCAGCAATGGATCAGGTGGAGCTGGCGGCGGCGGCGGTATTGACCGTGGTGATGCCTTATCAGATATAAACCCGGACGACGTTGCTTCTATCAGTGTACTTAAAGGTGCTGGTGCGGCGGCTGCATATGGTTCGTTGGGTATGAACGGGGTAATATTGGTTACTACCAAAACCGGTACAAAAAAAGACGGAATTGGAATTTCTCTGAATTCTTCATTCTCTTTTACCGATGTAGCTTTAACACCGGATTTTCAAAACGAATATGGTGCTGGTGCCTTTGGAGACTTTGCTCCGATCAACGCTGACGGTAGACCAGTTCTTGACTATCCTTTCTCATGGAGTTGGGGTCCAAAAATGGAAGGACAGGCCTACACCAATTGGTTGGGTCAACAAGATACCTACTCCCCTAACCCTAGTAAGAACACGTATAAAGATTTCTATCAAACAGGTTTTACAATGTCAAATACGGTTGCTTTTGAAGGACGATCGGACAAAGGGTCTTTTAGAGTAGCGATTACAGATGAAGATGGTCAAGGAATCGTTAGCAACAATACTTTGGCAAAACAAACTTTCAGTATTAGAGGGACAACCAAACTAAGTGATAAATTTAGTGTTGATGGTAAAATGACCTATTTGACCTCAAAGGTTCGTAATAGACCACAATTGGCAGAAGGTGCCGGAAACACAGCACTACAACTTTCCTTAATGCCCCGTGATATTCGCTTGGAAAATGTTGCCAACAATACTATAAATGCGAGTGGTGAAGAAATTAAATGGAATTTAGATAACACATTTAATAACCCATATTGGGCATTAGAGAATGCTGGCAATCTTGATGAGAAAGATCGTTTTCAAGGTTTTCTATCAGCAAATTGGGATATTGGCAGTAAGTTTAATGTTACCGCCAAGTCAGGTATGGACTATATAGTCTACGATTTCACCAATTGGGGAGCAGGTGGAGCCAAGGCCATTAGCAATGGTTTAGGTTCTTACAATCATGATAGTGGTAAAAGTAGAATATGGAATTCTGATATTCTTGCCACCTACTCCACTAACATTTCCGATTTTAAAATAACAACAAGTGTTGGTTCAACCTATAGAAATGAATTTAGTAGTTATAGAAACATTTGGGGGAATGATGAGAAGGTTGGTGATTTTTATAGAATCAGTAATTACAAAAATTCATTTAGCAATGAGGGTACTTCTAAAAAAGGAATTTATTCTTTTTATGGACTAGGCCAATTTAGCTATGGTGGTTATTTATATTTTGACGCTACCATTAGAAATGATAATTCTTCAGCTTTACCGAAAGCCAATAATTCTTATTGGTACCATTCAGAAAACATGAGTATTCTTTTCTCAAAAATGTTGGGCATCAGTCCAAATATTCTGAGTCAAGGCAAGTTGAGAGGTTCATTTGCCAAAGTAGGTAATGATACTGGACCTTATAGAACACAAGCTGTCTATAATGTGAATCAAACTGTTACACTACCTTATACTGTAGCTTCAATATCAGGAAGTCTTCCTTCCTTTGACTTGAAACCAGAAACATCGGAATCTTGGGAAGTTGGTGTTGATTTAGGTTTCCTTAATAATCGTATAACCCTTGATGCCACCTATTATGAGACTAACACGACGAATCAGATTATGGCTGTTCCTTTATCAGGAACCACAGGGTATTCTTCCAAAGTCATAAACGCGGGTAAGATTCAAAACAAAGGGTATGAAGCCCAATTGAATTTAATCCCATTCGATTCTGAAGATTTTACCTGGGATTTGGGTCTTAATTTCACCAAAAGTAATTCCAAGGTAATTTCATTGAATGAAGGATTAGAAAATATCTCACTTGGTTCTTTATGGACAGCCTCAGTAGAAGCCAGACCAGGACAAGAGTTCGGTACTATTTATGGTAACGATTTCTTAAGAGACAACTTTGGTCGAAAGATAATAGGAGATGATGGTTATGCTAAGCGAGGTGACCGTGTTGCTCTAGGAAATATTAATCCAGATTGGTACGGTGGTATCACGAGTAAATTCAGATATAAGAATTTGTCATTAAGTACATTGGTGAGTATTCAACAAGGTGGCGAATACTATTCCTATGGACGAGGATACCGTATGTTCTTTGGAACAGACGCTCGAAGCCTTGTAGGTAGAGAAACAGGAATCATCGAAGATGGTATAAATGAACATACTGGTTTTGTCAATGACATTGCAGGTAATGCCATGTTGAAGCAATTCACTGATATCTTTTCAAATCAAGTTGCTACTGATTTAATAATGGATGCTAGCAACGTAAAACTCCGAGAAGTAGCATTGACTTATGCCTTTCCACAGACCATGTTAAAAGGTACATTTATTCAATCTGCCAGCTTATCTGCCGTAGGAAGAAACTTATTCTTTATTTACAATGCAGCAGGTGATATTGATCCTGAAGCAA